Below is a genomic region from Pararhizobium sp. A13.
GCGGACTAACCGACGATGACATCGCCATGGTGCAGATCGATCCGTTCTCGTCCGGCTATTTCGGCAATGACTTCGAAAAGGGGCGGCGGATCGTACGCGCCGTCAGCTATTGGCGCGAGGATATCCGCGACAACGGCTATGCCCATCCGATCGAGGGTGTCGTCGCTGTCGTTGACCTTGTCAGCAACACCGTGGTTGATCTGGTTGATGATGAAGAGGCCATTCCCGTACCGAAAAAGAAGCGCAATTACGGGCGCGAGGCATTTCCCGAAACGCGGACGGACGTCAAGCCGCTGCATATCGTTCAGCCGGAAGGCCCGAGCTTCACGGTCGACGGCTGGAAGGTCGAATGGCAGAACTGGAGTTTTCGCGTCGGTTTCACGCCGCGCGAAGGTCTGGTCCTGCATGAACTGGCGATCAGGGATCAGGGCCGGGTGAGACCGGTCATCTTCCGCGCCAGCGTGACCGAAATGGTCGTTCCCTATGCCGATCCGACGACAAACCACTACTGGAAAAGCGCCTTCGACGCCGGCGAGTACGGTCTCGGGCGCCTTGCCAATTCGCTGGAACTCGGCTGCGACTGCCTCGGCCAGATCCACTATTTCGATATTCCGTCGGCCGACGATCTCGGCCGGCCCGTGGTGATGAAGAATGCCGTCTGCATGCACGAAGAGGATTTCGGTATCCTCTGGAAACACTACGAGTTCCGCAACGACATCTTCGAAGTTCGCCGCTCGCGCCGCCTCGTGATCAGCTTCTTCGCCACGGTCGGCAACTACGACTACGGCTTCTACTGGTATCTCTATCAGGACGGTACGATCCAGCTCGAGGCCAAGCTTACCGGCATCATTCAGACGGCTGCCGTCCCGCCGGGCGAGACCTACCAGTGGGGTGGCATGGTGGACGAAAACCTCGGCGGACCAACGCACCAGCATTTCTTCAACGCGCGCCTGCACATGGACATCGACGGTAGCGGCAACACCGTGACGGAACACGAATTCGTGCCACGACCGTGGGGCACGGACAACCCCTACGGGAACGTCTTCGATACCAAGACACGGGTGCTTTCGCGCGAACTCGATGCTCCGGCCCTGGCCGATGGAGTGACCGGCCGCTACTGGAAGGTCAGCAATCCCAACGAGACGAACAGCGTCGGACGGGCGCCGGGCTACAAGCTGTCCGTGATGCCCAGTCCCTTGATGCTGGCCCAGGAAGGATCAACCGTCCGCAGTCGTGGCGGCTTTGCCACGAAACACATCTGGGTGACGGCCTTTGATCCCGACGAGAAATATGCGAGCGGCGACTATCCGAACGTCCATGCCGGTGGAGACGGCCTGCCGAAATATGTGCAGCAGAACCGGCCAATCGAAAACGCCGACGTCGTGCTGTGGCATTCCTTTGGCCATACCCACGTCTGCAAGCCGGAGGATTTTCCGATCATGCCGGTCGAATATGCCGGTTTCACGCTGAAGCCGAACGGTTTTTTTGCGTCCAACATCGCCATGGACCTGCCGCCAGAAAAGGCAAGCCACAGCGTCGATAACCGGACCCCGGTCGCGACGAGCGCGCCAAGCACCTGCTGTCGCAGCTGAGGCAACCCCCAGAAGAGTTCATTGGCTCGTAATCGAGCCAATGAACCAACCCGTAGCGGCGGTTCCTTTTTGACGGACCTGGCATGATTTCCGCCGAAGCGGCCTTTTTTCTCCATCTCAATCAGCGTGACAAAGCCGAAATGAGGGAAGATCACGCCGCGGATACGAAGCGTTAACCATATGCTTTGTAAACAAGATTGGCGAACATGGAGAACCGCCGGATGAGTGCTGCGTTGATGGATGTGCGTTTTTCGGATTCGGAAGAACGAATCGTGCCGTTTCCCCTGGCAGGACAGGTAAGCCTCGTCCGGCGCTGTGCGTCGGAACTCGAAAACATTCATGGCGAAGCCGCCCTGCAGTACTGGAAAACGGAGTGCCGTGCCCTGGCGGCAAGGCTGAAGACGCTTGGTTGCGCAGAGGATGCGATCTCGCAGCAGGTCATGGCGTTCCAGACGGAAGTCCAGGTGGAAATGATGCGACGCTATTCGGATCGCCTCGCGGCCGAAGCGCAGGACGGTTACCGCCTCAATCCGTGAGATGATGATATCATCGCCGACAGTCGCCTAACTTTGGGCGACATGTGGCTTGGGTACTGGACCGAGACGATCTTTGACGGTTTGACCCATCTTCGATCGCCTGCGCATGTTGCACGAGGAACTCGACTTCGATCCGGCGACGCAAGGCGGTAGCTTCTACGCGCTACCATCGAGGGCAATTGCTTTTTGCATCAGCCTGTTGCGGTGAGGTCGGATACCGTGTCATGAGTGCAGGAGTGAGCCCCATAAGCGCATGAGATTGAAGGGCAGGACGGGGGAGTTTTTGCATGACCAAGACGGATATCGCCCGCCGTGTCTACGACAATGCCTGGAAGCTCGATCCAGTGGTGCGCAGCCTGCTCGATACGGACTTTTATAAGCTCTTGATGCTGCAGATGATCTGGCGGCTTTATCCCGAGGTCGACGCGACCTTCTCGCTGATCAACCGTACCAAGACCGTGCTTTTGACCGACGAGATCGACGAGCAGGAACTGCGCGAGCAGCTCGATTACGTTCGCGGCCTGCGTTTCACCAAGAAGGAAATGATCTGGCTCGCCGGCAACACCTTCTATGGCCGCAAGCAGATCTTCGCCCCCGATTTCCTCGCCTGGCTCGCCGATTTCCAGTTGCCGGATTACGAGCTGTCGCGCCGTCACGGTCAATATGAGCTGACCTTCCCCGGCAAGTGGACGCATACGACCATGTGGGAAATCCCGGCGCTGGCGATCATCAACGAATTGCGCTCGCGTACAGCCATGAAGGACATGGGTCCTTTTGCACTCGACGTTCTTTATGCTCGCGCCAAGGCCAAGATGTGGTCGAAGGTGGAACGGCTCCGGGCCTATCCCGACCTGCGTATCTCCGATTTCGGTACACGCCGCCGCCACAGCTTTCTCTGGCAGCGCTGGTGCGTCGAGGCGCTGAAGGAAGGCATCGGCAAATCCTTTTCCGGCACCAGCAACGTGCTTCTCGCCATGGATACCGATCTGGAAGCGCTCGGCACCAATGCGCACGAATTGCCGATGGTCGCTGCCGCCTTGGCCCGCAACGATCAGGAACTCGGCGAGGCGTCCTACAAGGTGCTGCAGGACTGGAACCAGCTTTATGGCGGCAACCTCTTGATCGTTCTGCCGGATTCCTTTGGCACGGCCGCCTTCCTGCGCAATGCGCCTGACTGGGTGGCGGATTGGACGGGTTTCCGCCCCGACAGCGCGCCGCCGGTCGAAGGCGGCGAGAAGATCATCGCCTGGTGGCAGAAGATGGGCCGCGATCCGAGGGAAAAACTGCTGATCTTCTCGGATGGCCTCGATGTGGAGACGATTCTCCAGACCTACCGCCATTTCCGGGGCAGGGTGCGGATGAGCTTCGGCTGGGGCACGAACCTCACCAACGATTTCGCCGGCTGCGCGCCGGTGGAGGTCAGCGGGCTCAATCCCATTTCCATTGTCTGCAAGGTCAGCGACGCCAATGGCCGTCCCGCCGTCAAGCTCTCCGACAATCCCCGAAAGGCGACCGGCGAGCCATCGGAAGTCGAGCGTTACCTGAAATTCTTCGGAACGGAGGATTTTGCCGAGCAGGCGGTAAAGGTCTGACCGCGTTAGCGGGTGACGTTGCCAGCGCAATTGTTGTTCCTGCGACCCGCCTGTGATACTTTGGCCAGTCGTCTTGCGAAGCCGAAGGTGGGATCGGAGGCTGTGCGATGAATTTTCTTTACATATCTACCCTTGGGATCATGTTATGGGCGGCTGCGGCGGCGGCCGGTCCTTTGCACGATGCGTCGAAAAATGGGGATGTCGAAGGCACGAAACGCTTGTTGGACCAAGGCGTTGACGTGGCCGAACCTGACAGCGCCGGTGAGCCGCCCCTGCTCCTTGCCTCGCTCGCTGGACACGCCGATGTCGTTGCGGTGTTGCTGGACCGGGGCGTCGATATCGAAGTCCGCAACAAAGGCGGGCTGACCGCCTTGCATGCGGCGGCCTATAGCGGAAATATCGATGTCGTGAAGCTGCTTGTCGCCAAGGGAGCGGCAGTGAACGACAACAAGAATTTCTACAAGATGACACCGCTCCATGCGGCGGCTGAAGAGGGCCACGCGGATGTGGTCGCCTTTCTGCTGGCCAGCAAGGCGGACATCGAAGCAAAGGAAAGAAACGGCTACACGCCTTTGACCCAGGCGGGGTGGCGCGAGCATTGGGATGCAGCGGACCTGTTGTTGAAGGCAGGCGCCGTGTGCCAGGACGCTGCGCTCGTCGGGCCCTGGCTCTATACCGAATGCACGAAGCGAAAATGACATCTCGTCGCAGCATGAAGCCGCGCCCGTAAAAACGGAGTGTGTTATGTCTGATCACAAACGAAAACGCTGGCATAGGATCACCGGTGCTCTCGGGTTTACTGCGATCCTGTTGCTGTTTGCCCAGCCTTCTGGGGCCGAAGATTTCGTCAATACCGGCTACTTCGGCGATGTCGCCATCAAGGGTTACGACCCGGTCGCCTATTTCACCCAGAACGAGGCTGTGGAGGGATCCGCGAAGTATAGCCATCGCTGGCTGGGCGCCACCTGGCATTTTGCGAGCGCCGAAAATCGCGATCTTTTCATCAAGGAGCCGGCCAAATATGCGCCGCAGTACGGCGGCTATTGCGCTGACGGGGTGTCGCTCGGAACCGTCACGACCAACATCGATCCGAAGGCCTGGCGGATCATAGAGGGCAAACTCTACATCAATTATGATCCGGGAGCCGCCGACGGGTTTGCGAAGAATCCGACCAAGGTCGTCAATTCGCAGAAGCATTGGGCCGAGGTCCAGCACACCCTTGTTTCTGAAAAACTGCAGCCGGATTGGCGGCATACCGCCAAGTGATCCGGTTGCCGTCCGATCCTTGGTACTATGCAGGGGCGAGCGAAAAGAATTTCAGTGCCTGCGGCGTGACGTGAATGTATTGCGCCGCAGGATTTTTCTGGGTCGTGTTGCGGTAAACATAGCCGCAGACCATGCGATCGAGGAACGAGCCGCCGAAGGTTTCGCAGAGGCGGTCGTCCTTTATTTCCACCACCCCCGTGATGCTCGTGTTGGCGCTGCGATAGGCGGTGTTTCCGCTCTTGTCGAAATGTTGGATGAAATCGGTGCCGTTCCTGTGCTTGCCGATCCATGTTTTATCGTCGACGAGATTGCGCAACGCGGCCCCTGCGACCCGATCAGCCTCTTTCCCTTCAAAGCCGAACGGCCATTCGGGAATGCCGGCTGCCCGCAGGCCGGTCAGATGATATTGGAGGTCATCCTCGCGCCAGTAGTCATAGAGATAGCTGTAGTAGGTAAGATTGGTATCTGGAAACAACTGCAGGAGCCTTGCCGCCTCCTCGGCCCCGCGCACCCGGTCGCCACGCACCGTATAAGCTGCGGCCAGATATTCGTGCACCGGTTCGGCGTCCGGCAGGGCGGCCTTCGCGGCCTCCATCAGCGGAATGCTTCTGTCGTTTCCGCGCGCCGTATAGAAAACGATGCCGGCCAGCAACTGAAAACTCGGCGGAGGTGACGGATCAAGCCGCAAGGCTTTCTCCATCTCGGCAATCGCCTGGTCATGATGGCCGGTATGCGCCAGTATCAGTGCCAGGTTCCCGAATGCTTCCGCATCGTTTGGCTGGGCGGCAACGGCCCTGTTTGCCGAATCCATCGCCTCCGCGTCGCGGCCGTCGACCAGTTGCAACAGGGCAAGGACGGTGTGTGCCCGCGCGTTGTTGGGGTCGAGCTTCAGAGCTTGCCCCGCAGCATCATAGGCTATCTTGCGGGCCACCGCCGCCGACCAGAGAAAGGTATAGTCGTTGCGCCAAACATCGACGGCCACGCGGGCGATCCCGGCATGCGCATTGGCAAAGGCGGGATCGAGATCGATCGCCTTCTGGTAGAAGGATAGCGTCCGGCGATAGGTCTCGACATCGCTGTAGGTGACGCCCTCCTGCTCCGCTCTCAGATAGTAGTCGTAGGCTTCCAGATTGTTGGTCGGGATCCGCGCCAACTGGTCTCGCTCTCCTTGGCTCAGCTTGACGGCCAAAGCCGAGATGATCTTGGATATGACGTCGTCCTGCACCGCGAAGAGGTCGGCATATTGGCGGTCATAGCGCTCGGCCCAGAGGGAAAGGCCGGTCACCGCGTCAATCAGCTTGACGTTGATCCGCAGTCTTGACCCTGCGCGTTGCAAACTGCCTTCCAGCACATAGTGCACGCCGAGTTCCGCTGCGACGTCCTGAACTTTGGCGGGCGTATTCGCGATCGCGAAAACCGAATGGCGTGCGATCACGAACAGGCCGGAAACCTTCGACAATTCGGTGATGAGATCATCCGTCAAGCCTTCGGCCAGATGGTCGTGTTCCTTGTCGCCGCTGACATTGATGAAGGGCAGCACCGCAACCGACGGCTTATCGGGCAGCGGATAGGCGAACCGATTGATCGGTGACGGTGCCTGGATCAGCACCCATGGCTGCCACCACAGGGCCGCACCCGTCAACAAAGGGACAATGACTGCCGCAATCGCGGCCGCAACGCGCCAGCGGCGCGGGCTTTTCCGGGCGCCAGCCGTGCTTCCTGCCGCGGCCGGATCAAGCACGACATGGTATGCGCGAACCGGTTCGCCGATACTCTTGACCTTCTGTTCGCCGAGCGACACGTAGCCGACCGAGAGCTTCGATTTCACCTGGTCATAGGCCGCACCGGAAATGGCGATGCCTCCAGGCTTGGCGAGCGTCTGTATCCGGTCCGCGATGTTGACGCTGTCGCCATGGATGTCCTCACCCTCGACGATGATGTCCCCAAGATTGACGCCGATCCGAAATTCGAGCCGCTCACCGGGTGGAAGGGCAGCGTTCTGTTTCGCCTTCTGCTGCTGCGCGTCCACGGCACAACGCAAGGCGTCAACGACACTGTGGAACTCGACCAGCAGGCCGTCGCCCATGGTTTTGACCAGACGGCCGCTGTGCTCCGCGATCTGCGGCTCGAAGATCTCCTTCATGTCGCGTTGAAAACGGAAGCGCGTTCCTTCCTCGTCGATCTCGCTCAAGCGGCTATAACCAACGACATCGGCGATGAGGATTGCAGCGAGGTGGCGCTCCATGTCCGGACTTTCTCGGAATGCGGCGATCTAGTCTACAGCAGGTCCGACGGCGATGCCATTGCGGCTGTCTGCCGATGATCGACGAGAAGCCCGCCGGCGCCCCTGGCGGCAAAGCTGAAGAAGCGTGGTTGCGCGATGCGGAACCGAGGATTTGCGGAACAGGCGGTTAAGATTCGACCGCTCATTCGGGCTTTTGCCACAAGATTGGGCATAAGCCCGCACTCTTACCATATTTTAATCGTTTGAAGCTAATATAGCCGGTGAAATTGAGCGCGCTGCCGGAATGATTCCGGCCGATCGATCCCGCCAGTCATGAGGCCTGCTCCGGGTTGTCCCTTCACCGTCTGCGACGGGAAGGATCGTACCGATTATGGAGCCCGTGCATGTCCCGCCCCTCTATCAGAACGTCACTTGTTGCCATCTTCTCGGCAATTGCCCTCATCATGGCGGGCTTTGCCTGGATTTCCCTTGATTCCCTGTCACGCATCCAGGAAACGACGCATCGCATCACCGCGGAATCGCTGCCGAGCATGCTGGCGGCAAAAGACATCAAGGCGAAGATGCTGGAAATGAAGATCGGCTATCTCGCGCATATTACGGCCGCATCCCCACAAGCGACGAGGGCTGCGGAAGAGGCGATCAAGAAATCGCAGGACGATATCAGGGCGGTAACGACAAGTTATGCGGCTCTTGCCGGTTCGGACAAGGAACGGGAAATCCTGAAGCGGACGACCGACGGTGTCGAAACCTATATCAAGGCCGGCGAGGGCATGTTGAACCTGTCCAGGATGGGCATGTATGACGGCGCCGCCAAGGCGCTGGCTGACATGAACACGATCTCCGACCCCGCTCTCCAGGCGATCGACGAACTGGTCGCATTGAATTTCGAGGATGTCGGCAAGGCCGTTCAGTTGACGGCCGATACCCATAAATCTGCAACAACCTTCGTCTACGCGATCATCGGCGCAGTCACCCTGCTGATCGCGATATCGACCTTCTTTGCCCTGCGCGGTATCGCGCGGCCGATCGGCATCATTACCCGGTCGATGATCAATCTGGCGGAAGGCGATACCGACAAGGTCATTCCTTATGCTGACCGCGCCGATGAGATCGGTTCCATGGCCGGTGCCGTCGAGGTGTTTCGCCAGGCTGCGATTTCCAACAGGCGCCTTGAACTCGAGGCTGAGGAAAGTCGGCGGCAGGCCGAGGCTGACCGTGAACGCCTGACGGCTGAAGCCGAAGAAGCCGCGCAAGGCCGCCTGCTGCAGGCGACGTCCGGACTTGCCGCCGGCCTGAAGCGGCTTGCCGCCGGCGATCTGTCGTTCCAGCTGAACGAACCGTTTGCGCCGGATTTCGAGGCCTTGCGCCACGACCTGAATGCCGCCGTCAGCCAGTTGCAGGAGACATTGTCCTCGGTCGCGCACGCTGCCGACCTGATCGACAACGGATCGCGCGAAGTCAACCACAGCGCCAACGACCTGTCGCGCCGCACCGAGCAGCAGGCTGCTTCGCTGGAAGAGACCGCCGCAGCGCTTGATGAGATCACCGCGAATGTCACCAGTTCGTCTCGGCGAACCGAGGAGGCACGCAGCATCGTGGCCAAGGCAAATGCCAGCGCATCGCAGTCGGGCCTGGTCGTGACCAATGCCGTCAACGCAATGGGCCGTATCGAGCAGTCGTCGAACCAGATTTCCAACATCATCGGCGTCATTGATGAAATCGCCTTCCAGACGAACCTACTGGCGCTGAATGCCGGTGTCGAGGCGGCGCGGGCAGGGGATGCCGGTCGAGGCTTTGCCGTCGTTGCGCAGGAAGTGCGCGAACTGGCGCAAAGGTCTGCCAAGGCCGCCAAGGAGATCAAGGAACTGATCCGCAATTCGACGGCCGAGGTTGAAAACGGCGTCAAGCTGGTCAGCGAAACCGGCGATGTGCTGAAGACCATCGAAGCCTATGTCGTGACCATCAACCAGCATATGGATGCCATCGCCACCTCGGCCCGCGAGCAGTCGACGGGTCTTGCCGAGGTCAACACCGCCGTCAACCAGATGGACCAGGTCACCCAGCAAAATGCGGCGATGGTCGAGAAGACCAATGCGGCGGGCGCGACCTTGGCCAATGAGAGCGACAATCTGCGCGCACTGATTTCACGCTTCACGCTGGAGGCGATCGATCGCGGCAATGCCTACAGCCGCCGCGCGGCATAAGCTTCGCTGAACCCGAAGCCTGAAAAACAAAAACCCAGCCGGTGGAGGCGTCCGGCTGGGTTGAGTTGCGCATTCTTTTTGAGGATGCGCCGGGAGGATAGGGTCTCGTTACGCGCTCATGCGCAGGCAGTCGGAGCGCGAGGCAAGCGGGTGCACCATCGACAGCAGCCGGCGTTTCGGCGCGGCAAGCAGATTGGCCGTATGGTTTTTGGCGCTCACCGTTCCCGGCTGCGTCTGGCGAAGCGCACTGGCAGCGGAATAGAGGAGCGTTTTCATCTCATTTGTGGTGACGCCATCCGCACGCATGACGGCGCGGATCATCGGGTCGGTCAGAACCTCAGTGATGGTCAGATCGCTGTTTGCCTGGTGCATTGGGGTATTCCTTCGGGTTCATCGTCTTTTCCGGTGGGCGGATCCCGGCCGGGGTCTCAAACTTGACATCGTTTTTATGCGGTGTTACCAGTAAGTAACATTCGAATAGTTACCGACCGGTCACACCTATGTCAAGAAGCCTCGTCAATAAAAATTCGAAATCCGTATCGATCCCGAAACCGGCAGATGTAAGGCTGGAGGAAGGTGGTTGTGTGCAGGCCCGCCTGGCGCCGCGAGATCGTATCGTTTCAACGGCTTGCGAGCTGTTTCGGCAACACGGCATCCGCGGCATCGGCGTCGACGCCATCGCCGAGGCGGCCGAGACCAACAAGATGACGCTCTACCGTCATTTCGGCTCCAAGGACGACCTGATCTGCGAAACGCTCAAGTTCAAGTCCGAAAAGGCATCGGCTTTCTGGGACGAGCTTGAAGCCAATCATCCCAATGATCCGATCGCCCGGCTGCATGGCTGGGTCAAGGCCAGGGCACAATGTCTTGCCGACGATCAGTATGGTTGCGATCTCGCCAATGCCGCAGTCGAGCTCAAGGAACAGGGCCATCCGGCTCATGTGGTGATCGAAAACTTCAAACAGGCGCAGCGCCGCCGCCTTGAAAAACTGTGTCGTGACGCCGGTGTGGCCGAACCGGAACTGTTGTCGGATACACTCTCGATGCTGATGGAAGGCGCTCAGGTGAGCAAGCTCGCCACCGGCAGCGAAGGCCCGTCGATGCGGTTCATGCGTGCCTGCGAGGCGGCGATCGCTTCGTTTCGCCAGCCGGCTGCAAGACCCGAAGCTCCCGTCCATAGCCAAGGCTGGAATTCCCCGCTGTAGGCTCCTGCTCGCATGCTGATGAACGGCCAGCGCGGGCGTTCAATGGAACAAAACAGACCTCCCTTCCATTTACTCGTTGATTGAAAAAGAGCGCCGCGAGGCGATGTTTTCTCGCCGCTGCCTGTCAACGAGAAGGACGGTATGCCCTCTTTCCAGCATGTCATCGCAGATCCCGATCCGCTGGGCTGGTGGTCGGCGCATCGCGGCGCCTCGCCGGTCATCGGCACGGCCATTCACAATGGACATCATCTCCGCAGCGATCTCGAAGACCTGATGACGCTCAACAGCGACGAGCGGTTGCGCGAAGAGGATCCGTTCACGGAATTCTTCATCCGCGACCTGCCCAACCGCATTGTCTTCCACCGCTCCCGTTTCGAAGTCGATTTGAACCGCGCCCGTGATAACGCGATCTATTTCCGACCCGAGCAGGCCTGGGGGCTGGAAGTCTGGAGGGACCAGTTGCCCGATACGGCCATCGCGACCTCGCTGCATGTTCACGACGCCTATTACGCTATGCTGGAGGCCTATCTGGGCGGTATCGAACAGCAATACGGCGCCTTCGTCCTCCTCGACATTCACAGCTACAATCATCGCCGCAACGGCGCCGAGGCACCCGAACTGGCTTTCGACAAGGCGCCGCAGATCAATATCGGCACCTCCTCGATGGACCGTGAGCACTGGGCCCCGGTGCTCGACCCCTTCATGGACCAATTGCGCGATTTCGAGTTCCGCGGCGAGCCGATGGACGTGCGGGAAAACATCGCCTTCCAGGGCAAGGGCGAGCAGACGCGCTTCGTCCATGAGCGCTTTCCGAAGACCGGCTGTGCCATTGCCATCGAGTTCAAGAAGTTCTTCATGGATGAATGGACCGGCGAGCCGGATATCGAAGCGCTGCAGGCGCTGCGACGGATGATCCGTCTTTCGGTGCCTGTTCTCGAACAATCCTTGCGGGGGCTATCATGACCCGGACGCGCCGCAAGAACCGCGACAGGCCCGCCGCCTATCCCGAATGGCTGGAGGAAATCCTCGGCTGCCTCCGGACGGACAAGGCGGTGCGCAAGGATTTTGAGCACGGCGGCCGGCTGCATATCGACCGGCCACTGCCGTTCCTGTCGATTTTCCTGACCAGGGGACGGGAAGGCCTTGCGGCGCGCGACGTCGCCGCTGCCAATGCCTCCTATCTGATTGCCAATAATCTGGATGAAGCTCTGCCGATCATTGCAGCGGTCGGCGGCGTTCTCAAGCAGCGGTTCGGCGCCTTCCTGCTGCTGGACGTCGATGAACTGGACCACGACACGTTGCTCACCGATGACGCGCCCTATCTGCCGCCGTTCGAGATCAGGATTGCCGCGACTGGTGAGCCAGCCGCCGAGGAGGCCGAGACGGCATTGGCCGATGGGGTCGACATCAGACAAGTCAAGTTCCGCACCCCCCACGTCGAGCGCTTTGCGCTGGAGACCGATTTCCAGGCGGCGAAGCTGGCTCAGCAAACCGGATTTTCGTTGGTCGCGGTGCGGTTTGCACCGATCTACAAACAGCCGGAATCCGGCACGATCTATCCCGATCTGCGCGAGCGACTGGTTGCCAACATCTTCGACGCCGGTCTGAAGGCCTTCGCCGCCTTTGTTTCGGCAACGCAGTGCCTGAAGATCACCACCCACCGCGCCCTCGGCCGCAAGGCCTTTGTCGATGCGGTGAGCCGGGCCGATCGCAGCATCGACGAGGTCGCCGCGAGCTTCGACTTTCTCCTGGCGGTCACGCCGATCAACGCCGACGCCGCCTGGCAGGAGTTCAAGGCAAGTAACTTCAAGCGCGCTCCGCGGTTTCTCTATCGGCCGCTGTCCGTGCAGGTCGAGGTAGAAAAGCGCAAGCTCTTCTCGGTCGCCTTCGACCGTTTCGAGGATCCGGTTCTCTATCACCTCTATCGCGAGAAGCAGCAGGAGCTTGATCTGCAGCTCTCGCTGATCTCGGCTCGCGAGACCAGCCGCTTCGTCGAATACAGCCGCGCGCTCTATGGTCCTGTCGAGACATCGCTGTACCGCAACGCCGCGGAAATCCTGGCTCAAACGGAGAACGTCGCCCATGATGGCGATGACGGCGAGACCGACACAGAGATCGCCGGCTGTCACGATGTCAAAATTGCCGCCCGGGCGATGATCGCCAGCTATCAGCGGCAATACGAAGGGTTCACCGCCGAGATCGAATTGCGCGACGACCTGCCGCCCGGCCTCCTGGTATCCGACGACCGCCTGCTCATTTCACGTGCCACCCGTGTGCCGAGGAGCCGGGTGCATGCGCTGCTCAGCCACGAAATCGGGGTACACCTGCTCACCTACTTCAACGGGTCGGCGCAAGGACTGCGGCTGTTCCGCTCGGGTCTTGCCGGCTATGAGGGCATGCAGGAGGGCCTCGCCGTGTTCTCCGAATACATGGCCGGCGGCATGACGGTCGCGCGGTTGCGCTTGGTCGCGGCCCGCGTCGTCGCTTGCTCGGCAATGCTGGAAGGGCGGCCGTTTGCCGAAACCTACAACATGCTGGTTGGCGAACACGGGTTCGGCCCGGCCGCCGCCTTCAACCTGACCTTGCGGCTCTACCGCGGCGGCGGGCTCGCCAAGGACGCCATCTATCTTCGCGGCCTACTCGAGCTTCTCAGTCACCTGAAATCCGGCGGCGCGCTCGATCCGT
It encodes:
- a CDS encoding HAMP domain-containing methyl-accepting chemotaxis protein, yielding MSRPSIRTSLVAIFSAIALIMAGFAWISLDSLSRIQETTHRITAESLPSMLAAKDIKAKMLEMKIGYLAHITAASPQATRAAEEAIKKSQDDIRAVTTSYAALAGSDKEREILKRTTDGVETYIKAGEGMLNLSRMGMYDGAAKALADMNTISDPALQAIDELVALNFEDVGKAVQLTADTHKSATTFVYAIIGAVTLLIAISTFFALRGIARPIGIITRSMINLAEGDTDKVIPYADRADEIGSMAGAVEVFRQAAISNRRLELEAEESRRQAEADRERLTAEAEEAAQGRLLQATSGLAAGLKRLAAGDLSFQLNEPFAPDFEALRHDLNAAVSQLQETLSSVAHAADLIDNGSREVNHSANDLSRRTEQQAASLEETAAALDEITANVTSSSRRTEEARSIVAKANASASQSGLVVTNAVNAMGRIEQSSNQISNIIGVIDEIAFQTNLLALNAGVEAARAGDAGRGFAVVAQEVRELAQRSAKAAKEIKELIRNSTAEVENGVKLVSETGDVLKTIEAYVVTINQHMDAIATSAREQSTGLAEVNTAVNQMDQVTQQNAAMVEKTNAAGATLANESDNLRALISRFTLEAIDRGNAYSRRAA
- a CDS encoding TetR/AcrR family transcriptional regulator, with product MSRSLVNKNSKSVSIPKPADVRLEEGGCVQARLAPRDRIVSTACELFRQHGIRGIGVDAIAEAAETNKMTLYRHFGSKDDLICETLKFKSEKASAFWDELEANHPNDPIARLHGWVKARAQCLADDQYGCDLANAAVELKEQGHPAHVVIENFKQAQRRRLEKLCRDAGVAEPELLSDTLSMLMEGAQVSKLATGSEGPSMRFMRACEAAIASFRQPAARPEAPVHSQGWNSPL
- a CDS encoding N-formylglutamate amidohydrolase, with the translated sequence MPSFQHVIADPDPLGWWSAHRGASPVIGTAIHNGHHLRSDLEDLMTLNSDERLREEDPFTEFFIRDLPNRIVFHRSRFEVDLNRARDNAIYFRPEQAWGLEVWRDQLPDTAIATSLHVHDAYYAMLEAYLGGIEQQYGAFVLLDIHSYNHRRNGAEAPELAFDKAPQINIGTSSMDREHWAPVLDPFMDQLRDFEFRGEPMDVRENIAFQGKGEQTRFVHERFPKTGCAIAIEFKKFFMDEWTGEPDIEALQALRRMIRLSVPVLEQSLRGLS
- a CDS encoding flavohemoglobin expression-modulating QEGLA motif protein; the encoded protein is MTRTRRKNRDRPAAYPEWLEEILGCLRTDKAVRKDFEHGGRLHIDRPLPFLSIFLTRGREGLAARDVAAANASYLIANNLDEALPIIAAVGGVLKQRFGAFLLLDVDELDHDTLLTDDAPYLPPFEIRIAATGEPAAEEAETALADGVDIRQVKFRTPHVERFALETDFQAAKLAQQTGFSLVAVRFAPIYKQPESGTIYPDLRERLVANIFDAGLKAFAAFVSATQCLKITTHRALGRKAFVDAVSRADRSIDEVAASFDFLLAVTPINADAAWQEFKASNFKRAPRFLYRPLSVQVEVEKRKLFSVAFDRFEDPVLYHLYREKQQELDLQLSLISARETSRFVEYSRALYGPVETSLYRNAAEILAQTENVAHDGDDGETDTEIAGCHDVKIAARAMIASYQRQYEGFTAEIELRDDLPPGLLVSDDRLLISRATRVPRSRVHALLSHEIGVHLLTYFNGSAQGLRLFRSGLAGYEGMQEGLAVFSEYMAGGMTVARLRLVAARVVACSAMLEGRPFAETYNMLVGEHGFGPAAAFNLTLRLYRGGGLAKDAIYLRGLLELLSHLKSGGALDPFWMGKISASHFRVMQELSLRGLLKAPVIRPAFLVDPHAQARLDKARAGMTPLDMVTS